A section of the Pseudomonas flavescens genome encodes:
- the gudD gene encoding glucarate dehydratase, translated as MISSPQTGTPVITSLEVIPVAGHDSMLLNLSGGHAPFFTRNLLILRDNAGHIGVGEVPGGEAIRQTLEDARQLLVGQSIGQYQKLLGQVRQTFADRDSGGRGLQTFDLRITIHAVTAVEAALLDLLGQHLEVPVAALLGEGQQRDAVEMLGYLFYVGDRKKTDLPYRQEADADNAWFQVRNEEALDAQGVVRLAEAAYERYGFKDFKLKGGVLRGDEEIEAVTALAERFPDARITLDPNGAWSLQEAIRLCRDQHHVLAYAEDPCGAENGYSGREVMAEFRRATGLPTATNMIATDWRQMGHAIQLQSVDIPLADPHFWTMQGSVRVAQMCNDWGLTWGSHSNNHFDVSLAMFTHVAAAAPGKITAIDTHWIWQDGQRLTKEPFRIEGGLVKVPQKPGLGVELDMDAVAKAHKCYKGMGLGARNDAVAMQYLISGWTFDNKKPCLVR; from the coding sequence ATGATTTCCAGCCCCCAAACAGGCACCCCGGTCATCACCTCACTGGAGGTCATCCCGGTTGCCGGCCACGACAGCATGCTGCTCAACCTGAGCGGTGGCCACGCCCCCTTCTTCACCCGTAACCTGCTGATCCTGCGTGACAACGCAGGCCACATCGGCGTCGGTGAAGTGCCGGGTGGCGAAGCCATTCGCCAGACGCTGGAAGATGCCCGCCAACTGCTGGTCGGCCAATCCATCGGCCAGTACCAGAAACTGCTTGGCCAGGTACGCCAGACCTTCGCCGACCGCGACTCCGGCGGCCGTGGCCTGCAGACCTTCGACCTGCGCATCACCATCCACGCCGTCACCGCCGTGGAGGCCGCCCTGCTCGACCTGCTCGGTCAGCACCTGGAAGTACCGGTCGCCGCCCTGCTTGGCGAAGGCCAGCAGCGTGATGCCGTGGAGATGCTCGGTTACCTGTTCTACGTCGGCGACCGCAAGAAAACCGACCTGCCCTATCGCCAGGAAGCGGACGCCGACAACGCCTGGTTCCAGGTGCGCAACGAAGAAGCGCTGGATGCCCAGGGCGTGGTGCGCCTCGCCGAGGCCGCCTACGAGCGTTATGGCTTCAAGGACTTCAAACTTAAGGGTGGCGTGCTGCGCGGCGACGAGGAAATTGAAGCGGTCACCGCACTGGCCGAACGCTTCCCCGATGCACGCATCACCCTCGACCCCAACGGCGCCTGGTCGCTGCAGGAAGCCATCCGCCTGTGCCGCGACCAGCATCACGTGCTCGCCTATGCCGAAGACCCCTGTGGCGCCGAGAATGGCTACTCGGGCCGTGAGGTGATGGCCGAGTTCCGCCGTGCCACCGGCCTGCCGACCGCGACCAACATGATCGCCACCGACTGGCGTCAGATGGGGCATGCGATCCAGCTGCAATCGGTGGACATTCCCCTGGCCGACCCGCACTTCTGGACCATGCAGGGTTCGGTACGCGTGGCGCAGATGTGCAACGACTGGGGCCTGACCTGGGGCTCGCACTCGAACAACCACTTCGACGTCTCCCTGGCCATGTTCACCCACGTGGCTGCCGCCGCGCCGGGCAAGATCACGGCCATCGACACCCACTGGATCTGGCAGGACGGCCAGCGCCTGACCAAGGAGCCGTTCCGTATCGAAGGCGGGCTGGTCAAAGTGCCGCAGAAGCCGGGCCTCGGCGTGGAGCTGGACATGGACGCCGTGGCCAAGGCCCACAAGTGCTACAAGGGCATGGGCCTGGGCGCGCGCAACGACGCCGTGGCCATGCAGTACCTGATCAGCGGCTGGACCTTCGATAACAAGAAGCCCTGCCTGGTGCGCTGA
- a CDS encoding TetR/AcrR family transcriptional regulator, whose amino-acid sequence MSNMVSPYKRKKAPELVRRALLDSAARLAVEGGLAAVTVQAVSQAAGVTKGGFLHHFPSKQSLIASVFQEMLEAIDEILDAKIATDTDRYGTFTRAYVQAVFETESNAESGPWAALSMTWLTDSGLRALWADWFQQRLNRHRDTDNDISLTAVRMAADGIWLAELAGVVIEDRNLLHARLVESTRAGKSIVLSEVN is encoded by the coding sequence ATGAGTAATATGGTAAGCCCCTACAAACGTAAGAAAGCACCGGAGTTAGTACGCCGTGCTCTGCTGGACAGCGCAGCACGCCTAGCAGTAGAGGGCGGGCTAGCAGCCGTAACCGTTCAAGCCGTATCGCAGGCTGCCGGGGTTACCAAGGGTGGTTTTTTGCACCATTTCCCTAGCAAGCAGTCACTCATTGCTTCTGTATTTCAAGAAATGCTAGAAGCCATCGACGAAATTCTTGATGCCAAAATTGCGACTGACACCGATCGCTACGGCACTTTCACACGTGCGTACGTTCAAGCTGTTTTTGAAACTGAGTCAAACGCCGAGAGCGGCCCCTGGGCAGCTCTTTCGATGACCTGGCTCACGGACTCTGGCCTGAGAGCATTGTGGGCAGACTGGTTTCAACAGCGTTTAAATCGCCATCGAGACACGGATAATGACATCTCGCTGACGGCTGTACGCATGGCTGCTGACGGGATTTGGCTTGCGGAACTCGCTGGTGTCGTCATCGAAGATCGTAATTTATTACACGCTCGACTGGTTGAATCCACGAGAGCAGGGAAATCCATTGTCCTATCTGAAGTGAATTGA
- a CDS encoding DMT family transporter, whose protein sequence is MSPQLIAYGALALAIISEVTASSFLQKSEQFTKLMPTVIMALCFGASLFFLSQALKVIPLGVAYAIWGGLGIILTAIVSVVVFKMTLDTWAVIGIGFIVAGVVIMNTLSNSASH, encoded by the coding sequence ATGTCACCACAACTTATCGCCTACGGTGCTCTTGCTCTCGCAATCATTAGCGAAGTCACAGCTTCTTCGTTCTTGCAGAAGTCCGAGCAATTCACGAAACTCATGCCTACGGTGATTATGGCGCTATGCTTTGGCGCATCGTTATTCTTTCTATCTCAAGCGCTAAAAGTAATCCCGCTAGGGGTCGCCTATGCCATTTGGGGCGGGCTAGGCATCATCCTTACTGCGATTGTGAGTGTTGTTGTATTCAAAATGACTCTCGACACTTGGGCAGTCATAGGCATAGGTTTCATCGTTGCGGGGGTTGTAATAATGAACACGCTCTCAAACTCGGCTTCGCATTGA
- a CDS encoding SDR family oxidoreductase: MILVTGAAGQLGRLVIEHLLEKYPAHKIVAAVRHPEKVKDLQDRGVIIRLGDYERPEQWPAVLEGVSKVLLISGPEVGKRIAHHKTVVDALKDCSTVKLIAYTSMLRADSSAVPYASEDRETERMIKEAGLPYVFLRHGWYTENYTMNAGYALQGGKFFGCAKKGRISGASRNDYAQAAATILSSMDSLKPIYELAGDTSFTLSDVAAEISKQAGVPVSYIDMPEAEYRALMVSYGLSENLATTLAQADTAAADGEVYNEGNDLSALIGRGTTPLATLVKSALANADAVY; the protein is encoded by the coding sequence ATGATTCTGGTAACTGGCGCAGCTGGACAACTGGGCAGGTTGGTGATTGAACACCTGTTGGAGAAATATCCCGCCCATAAAATCGTTGCCGCAGTACGGCACCCCGAGAAGGTGAAAGATCTTCAAGATCGCGGCGTCATCATTCGCCTTGGAGATTACGAGCGGCCCGAGCAATGGCCGGCCGTGCTCGAAGGTGTCTCCAAGGTGCTGCTTATCTCAGGGCCAGAGGTTGGTAAGAGGATTGCGCATCACAAGACCGTAGTCGACGCCCTGAAGGACTGCAGCACGGTCAAGCTAATTGCTTACACCAGCATGCTAAGAGCTGACTCATCAGCTGTTCCCTACGCCAGTGAAGATCGCGAGACAGAACGCATGATCAAGGAGGCGGGATTGCCATACGTCTTCCTGCGACACGGCTGGTACACCGAGAACTACACAATGAATGCGGGCTACGCCTTGCAAGGGGGCAAGTTCTTCGGCTGTGCGAAAAAAGGTCGCATTTCTGGTGCCAGTCGTAACGACTACGCGCAGGCAGCGGCAACCATACTCAGCAGCATGGACTCTCTTAAGCCCATCTACGAATTGGCGGGCGATACGAGCTTTACCCTATCGGACGTAGCTGCAGAGATATCTAAACAGGCAGGTGTTCCGGTGAGTTACATCGATATGCCCGAAGCCGAATATCGAGCCTTGATGGTCAGCTACGGACTGTCGGAGAATCTTGCGACCACTTTGGCGCAGGCCGATACAGCTGCGGCAGATGGCGAAGTTTACAATGAAGGCAATGATTTGAGTGCGCTCATTGGCCGAGGCACTACGCCGCTGGCCACCTTGGTAAAATCAGCGTTGGCTAATGCAGACGCTGTCTATTGA
- a CDS encoding methyl-accepting chemotaxis protein has protein sequence MNILAPAIHITSRLRFPAKFVLLAVIVLIPLTLLGLRVLTQINNSIEGIRAEQVGQSYLMDVTPVLRLSMLERALTNRLLSGDQTAQADLSANRIKLQEAFSKLQTTDRQLNVTLETGDRVERLRVDAQQLIDRAKGDADQTELFDAWNDQVGKTVNFVYFVSATSGMVLDEDYASLFMIDQSTLRLPRQINVVGQLRGLASGLREGQPMADGTRSSLRASLKQEAQVRQELEQSLNLLRRRESALADRIQLPISSALQALDAFRSDLEVMLRSSGDRVMGVQGLVAKGNAVVADLYKAQDVLQDELMTALDLRAHSRMSERLFILGMFTLMGLLLAYVFCGIYGSMRKAIEEVLTATRLIAQGDLTAHVQVQGKDEMADVGTGFNNMVQAFRASLAQVEQSSHAVSEASLRMGASIERAKQSMNAQQGETEQVATAINEMTASVADVAQNTEGAARAAGQASQASINGLAVMQGTRKTIEALANEVELSSQKVSALAVHSQEIGGVIEVIRNIADQTNLLALNAAIEAARAGEQGRGFAVVADEVRTLASRTQGSTEEIRRIIQELQLAMSAAVEQMKTGKDRAQECVQSADQASRSLGAINDEVELIVGMNTQIASAAVQQHAVSEDINRNVTEIRNGSIVLLEGIEENALTAEELSRLAGELRTVVSRFKI, from the coding sequence ATGAACATCCTTGCTCCTGCCATCCATATAACCAGCCGGTTGCGCTTTCCGGCAAAATTCGTACTGCTCGCGGTGATCGTACTGATTCCATTGACGCTGCTTGGTCTACGAGTTCTCACGCAAATCAATAACAGCATCGAGGGCATCCGCGCAGAGCAGGTCGGCCAGAGCTATCTGATGGATGTCACGCCCGTGCTTCGCTTGTCGATGTTGGAGCGCGCGCTCACCAATCGGCTGCTCAGTGGCGATCAAACAGCGCAAGCCGACCTTTCAGCCAACCGGATAAAGCTGCAGGAGGCCTTCTCGAAACTGCAAACTACGGATCGGCAGCTCAACGTGACCCTCGAAACGGGCGACCGTGTGGAGCGTCTACGTGTAGATGCGCAGCAACTGATTGATCGTGCCAAGGGGGATGCCGATCAGACCGAGCTTTTCGATGCCTGGAACGACCAGGTTGGTAAAACCGTAAATTTCGTCTATTTCGTGAGCGCCACATCAGGGATGGTGCTGGATGAAGACTATGCGTCGTTGTTCATGATCGACCAAAGTACCTTGAGGTTGCCACGGCAGATTAACGTGGTAGGGCAGCTCCGCGGGTTGGCCAGTGGCCTGCGGGAGGGCCAGCCCATGGCTGACGGCACCCGCTCCTCGTTGAGGGCATCGCTCAAGCAGGAAGCGCAGGTTCGCCAAGAGCTTGAGCAAAGCCTGAATCTCCTGCGCCGAAGGGAATCCGCCCTGGCCGACAGGATTCAATTACCGATCTCCAGCGCTTTGCAGGCACTGGACGCTTTCCGTAGTGACCTCGAAGTGATGCTTCGCTCTTCTGGTGACAGGGTGATGGGTGTTCAAGGGTTAGTGGCCAAGGGAAACGCAGTGGTCGCAGATTTGTATAAAGCCCAGGATGTCCTGCAGGACGAGTTGATGACCGCCCTGGATCTAAGAGCCCACAGCAGGATGTCCGAAAGGCTGTTCATTCTGGGTATGTTCACGCTCATGGGCTTGCTGCTCGCTTACGTCTTTTGTGGCATCTACGGCTCCATGCGCAAAGCCATCGAGGAAGTGCTGACGGCTACGCGTCTGATTGCTCAGGGTGATCTCACCGCGCATGTGCAGGTGCAGGGTAAAGACGAAATGGCGGACGTGGGCACCGGTTTCAATAACATGGTTCAAGCCTTTCGCGCGTCGTTGGCTCAGGTCGAGCAGAGCTCGCATGCGGTATCTGAGGCGTCACTGCGTATGGGCGCATCCATCGAGCGTGCCAAGCAGTCGATGAATGCTCAGCAGGGTGAAACCGAGCAGGTTGCCACTGCCATCAACGAGATGACCGCGAGCGTCGCGGATGTGGCCCAGAACACCGAAGGTGCTGCACGTGCTGCCGGGCAAGCCAGCCAGGCTTCAATCAATGGCCTTGCCGTGATGCAGGGCACCCGTAAGACCATTGAGGCCCTGGCCAACGAGGTCGAGCTCAGCTCGCAGAAGGTCTCTGCCCTTGCGGTACACAGCCAGGAAATCGGTGGGGTCATCGAAGTCATCCGCAATATCGCTGATCAAACCAACCTGTTGGCTTTAAACGCGGCGATCGAGGCGGCGCGGGCTGGCGAGCAGGGGCGTGGTTTTGCGGTGGTTGCCGACGAGGTTCGAACGCTGGCGTCGCGCACTCAGGGTTCGACCGAGGAAATCCGCCGCATTATTCAGGAGCTACAGTTGGCCATGTCGGCGGCGGTGGAACAGATGAAAACGGGCAAAGACAGGGCGCAGGAGTGCGTACAGTCAGCCGATCAAGCATCAAGGAGCCTGGGTGCTATCAATGATGAAGTCGAACTGATTGTCGGCATGAACACCCAGATTGCCAGCGCTGCCGTTCAGCAACACGCGGTGTCGGAAGACATCAACCGCAATGTCACCGAGATTCGTAACGGTAGCATCGTGTTGTTAGAGGGAATCGAAGAGAACGCCCTGACTGCGGAAGAGCTGTCCCGGTTGGCGGGGGAACTGCGTACGGTCGTCTCACGGTTCAAAATCTAG